The sequence below is a genomic window from Candidatus Dormiibacterota bacterium.
CGGTGCGATCGGGATGACGCCGCAGGAGCGATCGAGCATCTTGCAATTGCGTCCCGAAATGGCGACGCTCACATGCGGCAGCGTCAACTTCGGCGACGACATCTTTGAAAACAGCTTCCCCATCATGCGCGGCATTCTGGCAAAGATGCACGAGTACGACGTGAAGCCGGAGCTGGAGATTTTCGATAAGGGCCACCTCGCGAACGCGCGCCGCCTGGCTAGCGAGGGCGTCCTCACGCTCCCGCAGCACGCCGACTTCGTCCTCGGTGTTCCCGGCGGCTTGGAGGCGACGGTTCAAAACCTCTGCGAGCTCGTGGACGATCTCCCGGCGGGCTGCACTTGGACGGTGGCAGGGATCGGACGCCAGCAGTTGCCGCTTGCCATGGTGGCGATCGCGATGGGCGGGCACGTCCGGGTCGGATTGGAGGATAACCTCTATTACAGTAAGGGCCGCTTGGCGCGGAACGAGGAGCTGGTCGCTCGCGTTGTCCGCATAGCGCAAGAGGCCGGACGAGCCGTGGCCACCCCCGACCAGGCGCGCGAAATTCTCGGCCTGCGGAAGCTCGCGGCCGCCTGACTGCCCGCTTCGTGGCCCGGAGGGTATGCGGGCCCGGGCTTCGTAACTAGGCCCGGTTTGTTGGAGGGCACTATCCCTGTTTAACTACGTGGTGCGGCGTACGCTGCAGTCGATTCCGCTCCTGTTGCTGATTTCGTTCATTCTGTACATCATTTTGAACAACGCGCCGGGCGGGCCGTTAGCGCCCTATCTTCAGAATCCGCACATCACCCCGGCCGATATCGCGCGCCTCAAGGCCAACCTCGGGCTCACCCCGCCGGCCGGCGTGCCGGATTGGCTGTGGACGATCGTGCGCTACTTCAAGTGGCTCGGTCAGGTCTTGCAAGGCAACTTCGGGTACTCGACCAGTAACTCGCAGCCGGTGATGCAGGCGATCCTCGAGCGTCTCCCCGCGACGCTGGAGTTGATGGGCGCCTCGTTCATCCTCTCGGTCGTGATCGGCCTCGCGGCCGGGATCTTCTCGGCGATCAAGCCGTACTCGTTCGCCGATTACTTCATCACGACGCTGGCCTTTTTCGGCCAGTCGATGCCGGTGTTCTGGTTTGCGCTGATGCTGCAACTGCTCTTTGCGGTGCACGGCATCCCGCTGCCGTTCGGTTACATCATTCAAACGCCGTCGGCCGGTATGTCGAGTATGGATGCGTTTAACTTGGGCGATCGGCTCTCGCATTTGGT
It includes:
- a CDS encoding ABC transporter permease, with protein sequence MVRRTLQSIPLLLLISFILYIILNNAPGGPLAPYLQNPHITPADIARLKANLGLTPPAGVPDWLWTIVRYFKWLGQVLQGNFGYSTSNSQPVMQAILERLPATLELMGASFILSVVIGLAAGIFSAIKPYSFADYFITTLAFFGQSMPVFWFALMLQLLFAVHGIPLPFGYIIQTPSAGMSSMDAFNLGDRLSHLVLPVIVLSLLSLALYSRFMRSSLLEVMKTDYMRTAAAKGLDFTTILFKHGLKNALIPVVTILALSLPGVLGGAIVTETIFAWPGAGRMFYNALQQSDIALMMGYLLILAFFVVFSNLLADVLYAWLDPRVKYD
- a CDS encoding 3-keto-5-aminohexanoate cleavage protein, which produces MEPLIITCAPVGGEIMPDQTPHLPVTPEQLGQTAAAIREAGASMVHVHCRNDDGTNTHDVERFRAAFAAIRAQSDLIVQFSTGGAIGMTPQERSSILQLRPEMATLTCGSVNFGDDIFENSFPIMRGILAKMHEYDVKPELEIFDKGHLANARRLASEGVLTLPQHADFVLGVPGGLEATVQNLCELVDDLPAGCTWTVAGIGRQQLPLAMVAIAMGGHVRVGLEDNLYYSKGRLARNEELVARVVRIAQEAGRAVATPDQAREILGLRKLAAA